A stretch of Synechococcus sp. WH 8020 DNA encodes these proteins:
- a CDS encoding SDR family oxidoreductase, producing the protein MSNRTIAITGASGKTGSRVAEELMASGDRPRLLVRSSSVIPYTLMNAEQVRLSLQDPTALDSALKGVDALVIATGARPSIDLLGPMRVDALGVRSQVESCLRVGVSRVILVSSLCAGRWRHPLNLFGLILVWKRIGEQALENSGLDWTVIRPGGLSEREEALNVEGVYWSGPDQQENDSIPRRLVARCCLEALNTPASIGRILEVTSDASRPIISLSEALLSIDSTR; encoded by the coding sequence ATGAGTAACAGGACGATTGCGATTACCGGGGCCTCTGGAAAAACAGGATCTCGTGTTGCTGAAGAGTTGATGGCTTCTGGAGATCGTCCGCGTTTGTTGGTCCGGTCTTCTTCTGTGATTCCCTACACCCTCATGAATGCTGAGCAAGTTCGACTCAGCTTGCAAGATCCAACTGCTTTGGATTCAGCCTTAAAAGGGGTTGATGCCTTAGTGATTGCAACGGGTGCGAGGCCTTCGATTGACTTGTTAGGTCCGATGCGGGTTGACGCATTGGGCGTGCGTTCTCAGGTGGAAAGCTGTCTGAGAGTTGGTGTATCCAGGGTGATTCTCGTGAGTTCTCTTTGTGCAGGACGCTGGCGTCACCCCCTGAACTTGTTTGGTTTGATTCTTGTTTGGAAACGAATTGGAGAGCAAGCTCTTGAGAATAGCGGCCTTGATTGGACCGTCATTAGGCCAGGTGGTCTTAGTGAAAGAGAGGAAGCACTTAACGTAGAGGGTGTGTACTGGTCAGGTCCCGATCAGCAGGAAAATGATTCCATCCCAAGACGTCTGGTCGCTCGTTGTTGCTTGGAGGCATTGAATACTCCGGCCTCGATCGGAAGGATTCTTGAAGTAACAAGCGATGCATCTCGACCAATCATCTCTCTTTCCGAAGCGTTATTGAGTATTGATTCCACGAGATGA
- a CDS encoding DUF4278 domain-containing protein, with the protein MTTLHYRGQAYETRKPSNVKACVELTYRHEHYNTCRELVRAEMQEHPSLTYRGVVYSK; encoded by the coding sequence ATGACTACCCTTCACTACAGAGGTCAGGCCTACGAAACCCGTAAGCCCTCGAACGTTAAAGCTTGCGTTGAATTGACTTACCGCCATGAGCACTACAACACGTGCCGTGAACTTGTAAGGGCTGAAATGCAAGAACATCCCTCATTGACCTATCGAGGCGTTGTTTACTCCAAATAA
- a CDS encoding TIGR02450 family Trp-rich protein — protein sequence MSWTVAKCWTSVLPQEGYRHFRLILQGGKGHSRWVELEAVLDSNVRLRINWNELRNQEIWTSGWQQLPPEE from the coding sequence ATGAGCTGGACCGTTGCTAAATGTTGGACAAGCGTTTTACCCCAGGAGGGCTACCGACATTTTCGCCTCATCCTTCAGGGCGGGAAAGGGCATTCACGATGGGTGGAACTAGAAGCAGTTCTTGATTCAAACGTGCGACTGCGCATCAACTGGAACGAACTCCGAAACCAAGAGATTTGGACCAGCGGTTGGCAACAGCTGCCACCAGAGGAGTGA
- a CDS encoding class I SAM-dependent methyltransferase: protein MAVQILTEDQRYKLDREPDRIFYSEPRFVQHLDESFRTRLTGFYKEHIPSGAVVLDLGSSWVSHLPEEIHYERVIGHGMNEAELAANTRLDSHYVQDMNLDPTIPLKDASVDACLAVAAWQYWTQPENVASEMLRVTRPNGTAIVTFSNRMFFTKAPQVWTDNDDTQHLDYVGTVLQANGWSDVRVFAEETKASGLMGLVGGKGDPFFAVVARKSIDS from the coding sequence ATGGCAGTTCAAATTCTTACTGAGGATCAGCGATACAAGCTCGACCGCGAGCCTGATCGAATCTTTTATTCAGAACCACGCTTCGTCCAGCACTTAGACGAAAGCTTCAGGACACGTCTAACGGGCTTTTACAAAGAACATATTCCGTCTGGAGCTGTTGTCCTTGACCTGGGTTCGTCTTGGGTGAGTCACCTGCCAGAAGAGATCCATTACGAGCGAGTGATTGGCCATGGCATGAATGAAGCGGAACTCGCAGCCAACACAAGGCTCGACAGTCACTACGTCCAAGACATGAACCTGGATCCCACAATCCCTTTAAAGGATGCATCCGTTGACGCCTGTCTTGCTGTTGCTGCTTGGCAATACTGGACACAACCAGAAAATGTCGCGTCGGAGATGCTCCGGGTCACGAGACCCAATGGCACAGCCATCGTTACATTTTCGAATCGGATGTTTTTCACGAAGGCTCCGCAGGTTTGGACCGATAACGACGACACGCAGCATCTCGACTACGTCGGCACGGTGCTGCAAGCCAATGGATGGTCTGACGTACGGGTGTTTGCGGAAGAAACAAAAGCCTCTGGGTTGATGGGACTGGTAGGAGGCAAAGGCGACCCATTTTTCGCAGTTGTCGCGCGCAAAAGCATCGACTCATGA
- a CDS encoding phytoene desaturase family protein, whose product MPKSAEVIVIGSGIGGLCCAGLTARAGKDVLVLEAHSQPGGAAHGFERQGYHFESGPSLWSGLSRWPSSNPLAQILRALDQPLDVLTYKDWDVLFPEGHLRVGVGGNGFERVVERLRGPGAVAEWQRFTAVLQPIAAAADALPLLALPASVDGIGSLLSRSGRLVQHLPAIRHLSGAFGPLVDRHLQDPFLRHWVDLLCFLISGMPMADTNAAAMATLFGEWFDPESCLDFPRGGSAAVVNALVRGMESYGGRLRLGATVTRLLLDGDRVIGVELSNGETLHADVVVSNADAWGTAALLPEMAAKAWRQERLSTPGCHSFLHLHLGFDANGLEDLPIHTVWVGDWERGIDSERNAVVVSIPTVLDPTMAPEGHHVLHAYTPANEPWSMWAGLQRGTPAYQEKRGQRCQVFWDVLEQRIPDLRGRCKVVMEGTPLTHRHYLSTHQGSYGPALSASKGLFPGVTTPVKGLLQCGASCFPGIGIPPVAASGAMAAHAITGRKAQRDLLRALDL is encoded by the coding sequence ATGCCAAAAAGCGCTGAGGTGATCGTGATTGGAAGCGGGATCGGCGGCTTGTGCTGTGCCGGTCTCACTGCCCGGGCTGGAAAGGATGTTTTGGTTCTAGAAGCCCATAGCCAGCCAGGCGGCGCTGCTCATGGCTTTGAAAGACAGGGCTATCACTTCGAATCTGGCCCATCCCTTTGGAGTGGATTGTCACGTTGGCCAAGCAGTAATCCCCTTGCTCAAATTCTGCGTGCGTTGGATCAGCCACTGGATGTCTTGACCTACAAGGATTGGGATGTCTTGTTCCCAGAAGGACATCTCCGTGTTGGTGTTGGAGGAAATGGCTTCGAACGCGTGGTGGAAAGGCTGCGTGGACCTGGGGCTGTGGCTGAGTGGCAGCGTTTCACCGCCGTGTTGCAGCCGATTGCAGCAGCAGCAGATGCCTTGCCATTGCTGGCGTTACCGGCATCTGTGGATGGAATTGGTTCTCTGTTGAGCCGTAGTGGACGACTGGTTCAGCATTTGCCAGCCATCCGCCATCTCAGTGGTGCGTTCGGGCCTCTAGTTGATCGTCATCTCCAGGACCCATTTCTTCGCCACTGGGTTGATTTGCTCTGTTTTTTGATCAGCGGTATGCCGATGGCTGACACCAACGCAGCCGCGATGGCAACTTTGTTTGGTGAATGGTTTGACCCTGAATCGTGTCTTGATTTTCCGCGCGGAGGCAGTGCGGCCGTCGTGAACGCACTCGTGCGCGGCATGGAGTCATACGGAGGCCGCTTGCGGCTTGGTGCAACAGTGACCCGGCTGCTTCTCGACGGTGATCGTGTCATCGGCGTCGAGCTCAGCAATGGTGAGACGCTTCACGCCGATGTTGTGGTGAGCAACGCGGATGCCTGGGGTACGGCGGCTTTGTTGCCTGAGATGGCTGCAAAGGCTTGGCGTCAGGAACGGTTGTCCACTCCTGGTTGTCATTCTTTTTTGCATCTTCATCTCGGATTTGATGCGAACGGTCTTGAGGATCTGCCGATCCATACCGTTTGGGTTGGTGACTGGGAACGGGGCATTGACTCTGAGCGCAATGCCGTGGTGGTGTCGATTCCAACTGTGCTCGATCCAACGATGGCGCCTGAGGGCCATCACGTGCTTCATGCCTATACCCCTGCTAATGAACCCTGGTCAATGTGGGCTGGTCTTCAGAGGGGAACGCCGGCTTATCAGGAGAAACGTGGTCAACGCTGTCAGGTGTTTTGGGATGTGTTGGAGCAACGCATTCCCGATCTCCGCGGTCGTTGCAAAGTGGTGATGGAGGGAACTCCTCTTACCCACCGTCATTACCTATCCACGCATCAAGGCAGCTATGGCCCTGCGTTGTCGGCATCGAAAGGGCTGTTCCCTGGGGTGACAACTCCCGTTAAGGGATTGCTGCAATGTGGCGCTAGTTGTTTCCCAGGGATTGGGATTCCACCTGTTGCTGCCAGTGGTGCCATGGCTGCCCATGCCATCACAGGTCGTAAGGCTCAGCGGGACTTGCTTCGCGCGCTCGACCTGTAA